From Chryseobacterium salivictor, a single genomic window includes:
- a CDS encoding type I restriction enzyme HsdR N-terminal domain-containing protein yields the protein MELPKLNFNEDFDFQIKRDKDKFFIYDLVRKSWLLLTPEEWVRQHWVHYFHLTKRRNLSSLILEKKLVLNGTTKRIDLLVTEKTVAKILVECKAPHIKLTEKTFEQTARYNSVLDAEEIILSNGLQHISAKFVDGKYEFYKGEF from the coding sequence ATGGAACTTCCGAAACTGAATTTTAATGAGGATTTTGACTTTCAAATCAAGAGAGACAAAGATAAGTTTTTTATTTATGATCTGGTACGCAAATCCTGGCTTCTGCTCACGCCGGAAGAGTGGGTACGGCAACATTGGGTGCATTATTTTCACCTGACAAAACGCAGAAACTTATCGTCTTTGATTTTAGAGAAAAAGCTGGTGTTGAATGGAACCACAAAGAGAATAGATCTTTTGGTGACCGAAAAAACGGTCGCTAAAATCCTGGTTGAATGCAAAGCACCCCATATTAAACTGACCGAAAAAACCTTCGAACAAACAGCACGATACAATTCCGTTTTAGATGCAGAAGAAATTATTTTGAGCAATGGTTTGCAGCATATTTCCGCGAAGTTTGTTGATGGAAAATATGAATTCTACAAGGGTGAATTTTAA
- a CDS encoding Na+/H+ antiporter NhaC family protein: protein MTKTNGTFLSILPLLLFVGIFLGFGIYNQDFYALPSPIAALIGIVSAFVLLKGKVNEKIDTFLKGCGDGKILTMCIIYLLAGAFATVSKATGSVDTIVNLGLNYISAAYFPVGIFVIASFLSFASGTSVGSIVTLGPIVIDLAEKSGSPLGLIGAALLSGAIFGDNLSVISDTTIAATQSLGCEMKDKFRVNFKLALPAAILAIIILIIIGFNQEATSVVMEQKDFNFMLILPYLLVITLSIIGINVFVVLFSGLLFAGVLGMGYGTFGLMDFAKSSYEGFTSMTEIFLLSLLTGGLAALVERAGGINFLLRNINKIINSKKTALLGIGGLVTVANFCVANNTIAILISGKVSKEITEKYGLKPQESASVLDIFACYVQGIIPYGAQILILISLSGFKMSYTDLVLNSFYLHLLLAITLISILVRKKTSAVTPMTT from the coding sequence ATGACAAAAACAAACGGCACTTTTCTCTCTATTTTACCCTTGCTCCTCTTTGTAGGAATTTTTTTAGGATTCGGAATTTACAATCAGGATTTTTATGCTTTGCCCTCTCCCATCGCTGCTTTGATCGGAATTGTTTCCGCCTTTGTTTTGCTGAAAGGAAAAGTGAATGAAAAAATCGATACTTTTTTGAAAGGTTGTGGCGATGGTAAAATTCTGACCATGTGTATTATTTACCTTCTGGCAGGCGCTTTTGCAACGGTTTCGAAAGCCACGGGAAGCGTTGATACCATTGTGAACTTAGGTTTGAATTATATTTCGGCGGCGTATTTTCCGGTGGGGATTTTTGTGATAGCCTCATTTCTGTCTTTTGCGTCAGGGACGTCGGTGGGTTCCATCGTAACTTTGGGCCCGATTGTTATTGACCTGGCAGAAAAAAGCGGTTCTCCCTTAGGATTAATTGGTGCCGCTTTGCTTTCGGGAGCCATATTTGGCGATAATCTTTCGGTGATTTCAGACACGACGATTGCTGCGACACAGAGCTTGGGCTGCGAAATGAAAGATAAATTCCGGGTCAATTTCAAACTCGCTTTACCTGCGGCAATACTAGCCATTATTATTTTAATTATTATCGGATTTAATCAGGAAGCGACCTCTGTTGTAATGGAACAAAAGGATTTTAATTTTATGCTGATCCTTCCCTATTTGCTCGTTATCACACTTTCTATTATTGGGATTAATGTCTTTGTCGTGCTCTTTTCAGGATTGCTTTTTGCGGGCGTTTTAGGAATGGGTTACGGAACTTTTGGCCTGATGGATTTTGCCAAAAGCAGTTATGAAGGTTTTACCAGCATGACCGAAATCTTTCTGCTTTCGCTTCTTACCGGCGGTTTAGCAGCTTTGGTAGAACGGGCGGGCGGAATTAATTTTCTTTTAAGAAACATTAATAAAATCATCAATTCCAAAAAAACGGCTTTATTAGGAATTGGCGGATTGGTAACGGTGGCGAATTTCTGTGTCGCCAATAATACGATCGCCATTCTAATCTCCGGCAAAGTCTCCAAAGAAATTACCGAAAAATACGGGCTGAAACCTCAGGAAAGTGCTTCCGTTCTCGATATATTTGCATGTTATGTTCAGGGAATTATCCCGTATGGCGCGCAGATCTTGATTCTGATTTCTCTCAGCGGTTTCAAAATGAGTTATACCGATTTGGTTTTAAATTCTTTTTATCTGCATCTATTACTGGCAATTACTTTGATCTCGATATTAGTCAGAAAAAAAACTTCTGCCGTAACACCAATGACAACTTAA
- a CDS encoding cupin domain-containing protein: protein MSKYKIQKSPFVVPTTDGKLIEEIWGNSTGNSDISIAHMVAPPNWSEPFQTPEFDEFTYIIKGKKQFVIDGETVVLETGQSILIEKGARVRYSNPFENPCDYLAICMPAFSMDLVNREE, encoded by the coding sequence ATGTCAAAATATAAAATTCAAAAATCACCTTTCGTTGTTCCAACAACAGACGGAAAACTCATTGAAGAAATCTGGGGAAATTCCACCGGGAATTCTGATATTTCCATAGCTCACATGGTGGCACCGCCCAACTGGAGCGAACCTTTTCAAACCCCCGAATTCGATGAATTTACCTATATCATTAAAGGGAAAAAGCAGTTTGTAATCGATGGTGAAACCGTCGTTTTAGAAACCGGACAAAGCATTCTGATTGAAAAAGGCGCGCGCGTTCGGTACAGCAATCCGTTTGAAAACCCCTGTGATTATCTGGCCATCTGCATGCCTGCATTTTCGATGGATTTGGTGAATCGGGAAGAATAA
- a CDS encoding CoA transferase subunit B, which produces MLTKEQIAQRISKEVKDRYYVNLGIGIPTLVANFVSHDLSVEFQSENGVLGMGPFPFEGEEDPDLINAGKQTITTLPGASFFDSAFSFGMIRSKKVDLTILGAMEVSENGDIANWKIPGKMVKGMGGAMDLVASAENIIVAMMHVNKAGESKILKKCTLPLTGVGCVKKVVTEMAVLEVTPNGFKLLERAPGVSVEQIIKSTEADLIIDGEIPEMQF; this is translated from the coding sequence ATGCTTACAAAAGAACAAATCGCCCAAAGAATTTCCAAAGAAGTGAAAGACCGTTATTACGTGAATCTCGGAATAGGAATTCCGACTTTGGTTGCGAACTTCGTTTCTCACGATCTTTCGGTAGAATTTCAAAGTGAAAACGGGGTCCTCGGAATGGGACCGTTTCCCTTCGAAGGTGAAGAAGATCCGGATTTAATCAATGCCGGAAAGCAGACCATCACCACACTTCCCGGCGCATCATTCTTTGATTCGGCGTTCAGTTTCGGCATGATCAGAAGCAAAAAAGTAGATTTAACCATTCTCGGCGCTATGGAAGTTTCCGAAAACGGCGATATCGCCAACTGGAAAATTCCCGGAAAAATGGTGAAAGGAATGGGTGGCGCGATGGATCTTGTGGCTTCTGCCGAAAATATTATTGTTGCCATGATGCATGTGAATAAAGCAGGCGAAAGTAAAATCCTTAAAAAATGCACATTACCTTTAACCGGAGTAGGCTGCGTGAAAAAAGTAGTGACGGAAATGGCTGTTTTAGAAGTTACACCAAATGGTTTCAAACTTTTAGAAAGAGCACCCGGCGTTTCTGTGGAACAAATTATAAAATCTACGGAGGCCGATTTAATCATCGACGGAGAAATTCCTGAAATGCAGTTTTAG
- a CDS encoding dienelactone hydrolase family protein, with product MIRSLLLTATIMVSSSLFSQKMNTVSYQDGTQKLSGLVTSNAGKKLPGVLILPAWKGIDDEAKAAASDLEKQGYIAFIADIYGEGNHPKDNADAAKIAGSYKQNYEAYQKRIALALDQLKKNGAIPEKIAVIGYCFGGTGALEAARGNLPVAGVVSIHGGLGKDQARKNGPIAAKVLVENPADDQSVTPEAYNSLIKEIKEGKADWQIITYANSKHTFTNPESPDYNPVMAKRAWNHTLMFLKEILK from the coding sequence ATGATACGATCCTTATTATTAACAGCAACAATTATGGTTTCAAGCAGTTTATTCAGTCAAAAAATGAACACCGTTTCTTATCAGGACGGAACTCAAAAACTCAGCGGTTTGGTTACCTCAAATGCAGGAAAAAAACTGCCCGGAGTTTTGATTTTACCGGCGTGGAAAGGTATTGATGATGAAGCGAAAGCCGCTGCATCCGATTTGGAAAAACAGGGTTATATTGCCTTCATTGCAGATATCTATGGCGAAGGAAACCATCCGAAAGACAATGCGGACGCCGCAAAAATTGCGGGTTCCTACAAGCAGAATTATGAAGCGTACCAGAAAAGAATTGCTCTGGCCTTAGACCAATTGAAAAAAAACGGAGCGATTCCTGAAAAAATCGCGGTGATCGGCTACTGTTTTGGCGGAACAGGCGCTTTGGAAGCAGCGCGCGGAAATCTTCCCGTTGCAGGGGTTGTTTCTATTCATGGCGGTTTAGGAAAGGACCAGGCCCGAAAAAACGGACCGATTGCTGCCAAGGTGTTAGTTGAAAATCCGGCTGACGACCAAAGTGTAACTCCGGAAGCTTATAACAGTTTGATCAAAGAAATTAAGGAAGGAAAAGCCGATTGGCAAATCATCACTTACGCCAATTCTAAACATACTTTTACGAATCCGGAATCGCCGGATTACAATCCGGTGATGGCGAAAAGAGCGTGGAATCATACTTTGATGTTTTTGAAAGAGATTTTAAAATAA
- a CDS encoding HAD family hydrolase, whose amino-acid sequence MAIKNIIFDFGGVVMDWNPRYFFKDHFKDDEKMEHFLKNIATDEWNAEQDRGRTLAEGTEIQVAKHPEWEKEIRAYYDNWTTMLKSEIPHNVAVLRKLEHSKYHLFGLTNWSAETFPYALENYDFFKIFQNKIVVSGTEKLIKPDPTIWEVLLERYKIKAEESVFIDDNAKNIELAKSLGFICIHIKNDTDLEKELRDLGVAF is encoded by the coding sequence ATGGCAATTAAAAATATTATTTTCGATTTCGGCGGCGTGGTGATGGATTGGAATCCGCGCTATTTTTTCAAAGATCATTTTAAGGATGATGAAAAGATGGAACATTTCCTCAAAAATATCGCAACCGATGAATGGAATGCAGAACAGGACCGCGGACGGACTTTAGCCGAAGGAACGGAAATCCAGGTGGCCAAACATCCGGAATGGGAAAAAGAAATCCGGGCTTATTACGACAACTGGACGACCATGTTGAAGTCAGAAATCCCACATAACGTCGCTGTTTTACGAAAACTGGAACATTCTAAATATCATCTTTTTGGCTTGACCAACTGGTCGGCAGAAACCTTTCCTTACGCATTGGAAAATTATGATTTCTTTAAGATCTTTCAGAACAAAATCGTAGTTTCCGGAACGGAAAAACTCATTAAACCAGATCCAACTATTTGGGAAGTTTTACTGGAACGGTATAAAATCAAAGCTGAAGAATCAGTCTTTATTGATGATAATGCCAAGAATATTGAATTGGCGAAAAGTCTGGGATTTATCTGCATTCATATCAAAAATGATACAGATTTAGAAAAGGAATTAAGAGATTTGGGAGTGGCGTTTTAG